The Microbacterium luteum nucleotide sequence GCGTCAGAATCTCCCCAACCTCCTGGCCGACGCCGCTGATGCGGTGGAGCTGCTCGTCGACGAGGGTCTCGTCGCCGCGCAGCAGCGGCACCACGCCCCGCGTCCCTGACGTGCCGGGCCGCAACGCGGCATCCCGACACCTCCGGAGGATTCCCCGCTTCACGAGGACCGACGCCGCGGCTTTCGTCCTCTGTACGCGCGATCTCCTCTCCGGGTGCGCGGGAGGCGACGCGTCAGAAGGACGGGACGCTCGACAGGGCGCCGGCGGCGAGGCCGACGAAGAAGAGGATGTAGGCGAGCGTGCCGTAGACGATCGGGCCGAGCGCCGCGATCACGATCGCGGCGATGGCCCAGCCGCGGCCGCGGGCCTTCACCGCCGCGACGATGCCCTGGATGAGCGCCCCGATGCCGAGGACGGTCCCGGTCCAGAACGTGATCTCTGCGAACAGCACCAAGCCCCGCACCGGAGCGAGGATCGCGAGGTCGAAATCCGCGCTCGCCGGCACGTCGCCGAGCTCGGCACCGACGCCGTCGCCGATGGCGTACCCGGCGACCGCGCCGAGGACGGGAACGAGAATTCCGGCGACGGCGGCCACGACGAAGGCGATGATCCCGAGTGTCGCCGATCCGTTCGCGGCGGGGCGCTGGGACGGCCAGGACGGCGCGGCCTGGCCGTACGGGGGCTGCCCGTACGCGGCCGGAGGCGGGCCGTACGGACGCTGGCCGTAGGGGGCGGGAGGTTGGCCGTACGGAGGTTGGCCCGGGTACGGTGCGGTTCCGTAGGCGAGTGTGGGCTGCTCGCCGGATGCGGCGGGGGCCGCCGTGGGCGGTTGCGGCGTGCCGTACACCGGCTGCGACGGTGGTGCGTAGGGCGGCGCGGGGGCCGGCGGACGCGGTGGCGCCGGGGGTGCGGAGAAGTCGTGACCTGCCGTGTTCTCCTGCTCGCTGCCGGGGTCTGCGGGATCGCTCACGGCACTCATCCTAGGAGGCGCGTGCCGAGGTCGTGGGTCTCGGTGTCGGCGAGGCGGACTAGACTCGTGCGGTGACAGTTCCCGGGATCGTGCGCGCCCTCGAACAGGATGAGTCCTTCGCGGACGCCGTCTCCTCGGCCTCCCGCGACGTCGACGTCTCCGCTCCGACCGGTCTGGATGCGCCGCTGCTCGCCGCCTTCCTGCGCCGTCGGATCGACTCCGGGCGGCCTCCCGTCCTTCTCGCGGTGGCACCGACGGGCCGCCGGGCGGAGACGCTCGGGACGGCGCTGGAAGCGCTCATCCCGAACGTGGAGGTGGTGCATTTCCCCGCGTGGGAGACGCTTCCCCACGAGCGGCTGAGCCCGAGTCCCGAGACGGTGGGGCGTCGCCTCGACGTGCTGCGGCGACTCGCCGAGCACGATGGCACGACGCCGTTCGTCGTCACGGCGTCGGTGCGCGGTGCCGTGCAGCCGCTCGCCGCGGGGCTCACCGACGTGCCGGCGATCACGCTGCGTCCGGGCGACCGCGGTCACGAGCTGGATGACGTCGTCGCGGGGCTGGTGGAGCGCGCCTACCACCGCGTCGACATGGTGTCGCGCCGCGGCGAATTCGCCGTGCGCGGCGGCATCCTCGATGTCTTCCCGCCGGTCGCGGACCATCCCTACCGGGTCGAGTTCTTCGGCGACGAGGTGGACCAGATCCGCGCGTTCTCCGTCGCCGACCAGCGGTCGCTGCCGGGAGAGGTCGCCCTCGTGACACTCGTCGCGAGCCGGGAGCTGCTGCTCACCCCCGCGGTGCGCGAGCGCGCCCGGGCACGCCGAGACGCCCTGCCCGGCGTGCGGGGCATGCTGGAGAAGATGGCCGAAGGCATCCCGGTGGAAGGGATGGAATCGCTCCTGCCTGTCCTCGTGGATGATCTCGTGACCCTCGCCGACTACCTCCCGGAAGGCTCCGCGCTCGCACTCGCCGATCCGGAACGGTCGGTCACGCGTGCGATCACCCTGAGTGAGACGAACCGCGAATTCCTGGATGCGGCGTGGTCGGCCGCGACCGCCGGCGCCCAGACGCCGGTCGACCTCGGCGCCGGCGATTTCGTCACCCTCCCGACCCTGCGCGAGCGGATCACCGAGCGCGGCGGCGTGTGGTGGACCCTCAGCGGGTTCGACTCGGGCGCGGCCGACGCGTCGGCGGAAGGGCTCATCGACGTGGATGCCGCCCTCGAAGCCGCCGCCACCGTCAAGGTCGCCGCGGCAGCGGTGCCGAGCTTCCAGGGCAACGTCGACGGCGCGACCGAGCACGTGCGGGGTCTGCTCTCGGACGGCTGGCGCGTCGTGGTGACCGCATCCGGTCCCGGACTGGTCGAGCGGGCGCGCGACGTGCTGAGCGAGCGGGGGATCGCCGCGCGGATCGTGGACGGCATCGATGGCGACGTGCCCACGGGCACCGCGCAACTCACCTGCGCCGTGCTCGAACGGGGTTTCCAGTCCGACGGTGCGAAGTTCGCGGTGCTCACCGAGACGGAGTTCTACGGCCGCACCATCGGCGGCGACGCGCGCGTGGTGAAGAAGCTCGCCTCGCTGCGCCGGAACGTCGTCGACCCGCTCCAGCTCAAGCCCGGCGACTTCGTCGTGCATGCCACGCACGGCATCGGCAAGTTCGTCGAGCTGGTGCAGCGGGAGGTGTCCTCGGGCGGCCGCAACGCCGTGAAGAGCCAGCGGGAGTACCTGGTGCTCGAGTACGCGCCCTCCAAGCGCGGCTACCCCGGCGACAAGCTCTTCGTGCCCACCGATCAGCTCGACCTCCTGTCGCGGTACGTCGGGGGAGAGGCACCCGCGCTGTCGAAGATGGGCGGGAGCGACTGGGCGCAGGCGAAGGGGCGCGCCCGCAAGGCGGTGCGCGACATCGCGGTGGAGCTCGTGAAGCTCTATTCCGCGCGCATGGCCGCGAAGGGATACGCCTTCGGGCAGGACACGCCGTGGCAGCGCGAGCTCGAAGAAGCCTTCCCGTTCTCCGAGACGGCCGACCAGCTGCAGACGATCGACGAGATCAAGGCCGACATGGAGAAGTCCATCCCGATGGATCGACTCCTCTCCGGCGACGTCGGGTTCGGCAAGACCGAGGTCGCCGTGCGCGCGGCGTTCAAGGCGATCCAGGACGGCAAGCAGGTCGCGATGCTCGTTCCCACCACGCTCCTGGTCAAGCAGCATCTCGAAACCTTCGCCGAGCGCTTCGCCGGCTTCCCCGTCAAGGTGCGTGCGCTGTCGCGCTTCCAGACCGACAAGGAGGCGCGACAGGTCGTCGCCGGCCTCGCCGACGGGTCGATCGACATGGTGATCGGCACCCACCGCATCCTCACCGAGAAGGTCGTCTTCAAGGACCTCGGGCTGATGATCATCGACGAGGAGCAGCGCTTCGGCGTCGAGCACAAGGATGCGCTGAAGAAGCTGAAGACCAACGTCGACATCCTCGCGATGAGCGCGACCCCGATCCCGCGCACGCTGGAGATGGCGGTCACCGGCATCCGCGAGATGTCGACGCTCGCGACGCCGCCGGAGGATCGTCATCCGATCCTGTCGTTCGTCGGTCCCCGCAACGACAAGCAGATCGCCGCGGCGATCCGGCGTGAGCTGCTGCGCGAGGGACAGGTCTTCTACGTGCACAATCGGGTGCAGTCCATTCAGCGCGTCGCGGCCGACCTCGCCGAGCTCGTGCCCGAGGCGCGGATCGCGGTGGCGCACGGGCAGATGGGCGAGCACCAGCTGGAGCAGGTGGTCGACGACTTCTGGGAGCGTCGAGCGGATGTGCTGGTCTCGACGACGATCATCGAGACGGGCCTGGACATCTCCAACGCGAACACGATCATCATCGATCGCGCCGACAAGTACGGTCTGAGCCAGCTCCACCAGCTGCGCGGACGCGTCGGACGCGGTCGCGAACGGGCGTACGCGTACTTCCTCTACGACGACGGCAAGCCGCTGTCGGAGACCGCGGCCGACCGGCTCGAGACCATCGCGGTGAACAACGATCTCGGTTCCGGGATGCAGGTCGCCCTCAAGGACCTCGAACTGCGCGGGGCGGGAAACCTTCTCGGCGCCGAGCAGGCCGGACACATCGCCGGCGTCGGGTTCGACCTCTACCTCCGGATGATCGGCGAGGCCGTCTCGCAGTTCCGCGGCGAGGAGACCGAGGGCCCGACGGAGCTGCGTCTGGAACTGCCCGTGCAGGCGCGCATCCCCGAGTTCTACATCGACAGCGAGCGGCTGCGCCTCGAGGCCTACCAGAAGCTGTCGGCGGCCGCGGCCGCCACGGCGGCAGACGACGCCATCGACCTCGTTCTCGAGGAGCTCGCCGATCGCTACGGCACGCCCCCGGAGGAGGTCGCGGGGCTCATCTCCGTGGCGCGGTTGCGGCGCCGGGCGGCGCGTTCCGGGCTCGCCGATGTCGTCGCGATGGGTCCGAACCTCCGGATCGCGCCGGCGCACCTGCCCGACTCGATGCGTGTGCGCCTGCAGCGACTGTATCCGAAAGCGAAGCTCGTCGCGAACGGCGACGCGCTCGTCGTGCCGCTGCCGACCGCAGGCGGTGCGGCCCTGGCCGATGCCGATCTCCTGTCGTGGGTCGGCCAGCTGCTCGACCAGCTCTGGCCGCTCGCCGCCGAGACCGAGAAGGCCGCGGTGTCCTGAGGCTCGTCTCCGCGCGAGCGGCAGGATGTCGTTGCCGCGCGCGCGACCGGCGCATCGGGCCTGTGTCAAGCTGGTCGCCATGCAGAGCGTGCATGTCAGCCGGGTGATCGCTGCCGACCCGCGACGGGTCTACGAGTTCGCAGCGGATGCGCGTCATCTCCCGCTCTGGGCCGCCGGTCTCGCTCAGGGCGAACTGGTGATCGACGGGGACCGGGTGCACCTCGACTCGCCGATGGGTCGTGTCGAGGTGCGT carries:
- the mfd gene encoding transcription-repair coupling factor yields the protein MTVPGIVRALEQDESFADAVSSASRDVDVSAPTGLDAPLLAAFLRRRIDSGRPPVLLAVAPTGRRAETLGTALEALIPNVEVVHFPAWETLPHERLSPSPETVGRRLDVLRRLAEHDGTTPFVVTASVRGAVQPLAAGLTDVPAITLRPGDRGHELDDVVAGLVERAYHRVDMVSRRGEFAVRGGILDVFPPVADHPYRVEFFGDEVDQIRAFSVADQRSLPGEVALVTLVASRELLLTPAVRERARARRDALPGVRGMLEKMAEGIPVEGMESLLPVLVDDLVTLADYLPEGSALALADPERSVTRAITLSETNREFLDAAWSAATAGAQTPVDLGAGDFVTLPTLRERITERGGVWWTLSGFDSGAADASAEGLIDVDAALEAAATVKVAAAAVPSFQGNVDGATEHVRGLLSDGWRVVVTASGPGLVERARDVLSERGIAARIVDGIDGDVPTGTAQLTCAVLERGFQSDGAKFAVLTETEFYGRTIGGDARVVKKLASLRRNVVDPLQLKPGDFVVHATHGIGKFVELVQREVSSGGRNAVKSQREYLVLEYAPSKRGYPGDKLFVPTDQLDLLSRYVGGEAPALSKMGGSDWAQAKGRARKAVRDIAVELVKLYSARMAAKGYAFGQDTPWQRELEEAFPFSETADQLQTIDEIKADMEKSIPMDRLLSGDVGFGKTEVAVRAAFKAIQDGKQVAMLVPTTLLVKQHLETFAERFAGFPVKVRALSRFQTDKEARQVVAGLADGSIDMVIGTHRILTEKVVFKDLGLMIIDEEQRFGVEHKDALKKLKTNVDILAMSATPIPRTLEMAVTGIREMSTLATPPEDRHPILSFVGPRNDKQIAAAIRRELLREGQVFYVHNRVQSIQRVAADLAELVPEARIAVAHGQMGEHQLEQVVDDFWERRADVLVSTTIIETGLDISNANTIIIDRADKYGLSQLHQLRGRVGRGRERAYAYFLYDDGKPLSETAADRLETIAVNNDLGSGMQVALKDLELRGAGNLLGAEQAGHIAGVGFDLYLRMIGEAVSQFRGEETEGPTELRLELPVQARIPEFYIDSERLRLEAYQKLSAAAAATAADDAIDLVLEELADRYGTPPEEVAGLISVARLRRRAARSGLADVVAMGPNLRIAPAHLPDSMRVRLQRLYPKAKLVANGDALVVPLPTAGGAALADADLLSWVGQLLDQLWPLAAETEKAAVS